The Aureitalea marina genome includes a window with the following:
- a CDS encoding GumC family protein codes for MIYEEADKQEIHAQFDIQGFLAKLLRYWPVFVVSLLIAFGVAYYISVRKLPVYRMQNIINIKDKQNPFFTSNTSLTFNWGGVTDKVNTAMVVLKSRTHNEDVVDRLQFYVNYLTDGDYQQVDAYGRVPFQVELDLERPQALWRQFKVEFRDSVNYTLSVNFESDRANTQWFGNKRRGGIPTPVGEFREDFKLGDIIRLPFLNVRLMPVRGWRPIPNQPYYFQFQNFNSTVSKYMGIGVRPESDGSSTLLLSLVGTNKKRLVDYLNTSVGIFSENLLEQKNEFATNTIRFIDSTLAEQTVQLKSVEDELNQFKDRNKIYDLGAEGTLLNNRINELDLRKEGIDREIDYYNILENYLLNRTDYSSVPAPSVANISESSIVAGVGRIVSLAEERNKLQYSYREGAPIFLDIDRQIDAVKEILFENIRSTKSLKQQELITVQGDIARYESEIRQLPKEQQDLIKIQRRYDLTQGTYNLFLSKRSEADLVRAANVSDVQVIDLAKDTGGGKVGPNNKLNYILAGVVGLIVPLVVVFLIVFLDNRIHTVKDVERLSDIPILGYIGKSRAETNLVVLDQPKSAISEAFRGLRSSLQYIYRRLGTAGSKTVLITSSISGEGKTFCSMNLASVLALSNKKTLLLGLDLRKPKIFGDFNIDNSVGVVNYLIGQASKEEIIQESGTPNLRIITSGPIPPNPSELLISERMQDLITELKGEYEYIVIDSPPIGLVSDAAGLLDYADATLYMIRQNYTKRAMLSIINEKYKTGEVSNISFVMNVFGKQGVLGYGYGYGYGYGYGYGYGQGYHEDAVKPSFLGRLRRRFTKKK; via the coding sequence ATGATCTACGAGGAGGCCGATAAGCAGGAGATACACGCTCAATTTGACATTCAAGGGTTTTTGGCTAAACTCCTAAGGTACTGGCCCGTCTTTGTTGTTTCTTTGCTGATCGCTTTCGGGGTGGCCTATTATATCAGCGTCCGCAAGCTGCCTGTTTATCGCATGCAGAATATCATTAACATAAAGGATAAACAGAATCCCTTTTTTACATCCAATACCAGCTTGACCTTTAATTGGGGAGGAGTTACAGATAAGGTCAATACCGCTATGGTCGTACTCAAGTCCAGGACGCATAATGAAGATGTCGTCGATAGGTTGCAATTCTATGTCAATTATTTGACCGATGGGGATTATCAGCAGGTGGATGCATACGGCCGGGTACCATTTCAGGTTGAATTGGATCTTGAAAGGCCTCAAGCCCTTTGGAGGCAATTTAAAGTGGAATTCAGAGATTCTGTGAACTATACGCTAAGTGTAAATTTTGAGTCAGATAGGGCCAATACACAGTGGTTTGGTAATAAACGCCGGGGTGGAATTCCTACACCTGTAGGTGAATTTCGCGAAGACTTTAAGTTAGGGGATATCATACGGTTGCCTTTTCTCAATGTTAGGTTAATGCCAGTGAGAGGGTGGAGGCCAATTCCGAACCAACCGTATTATTTTCAATTTCAGAATTTTAATTCTACTGTAAGCAAATATATGGGGATCGGTGTCAGACCAGAATCCGATGGCTCGTCCACCTTATTACTCAGTTTGGTAGGAACCAACAAAAAGCGTCTGGTAGACTATTTGAATACTTCTGTGGGTATATTTAGCGAGAACCTGTTGGAACAAAAAAATGAATTTGCCACCAACACCATTCGCTTTATTGACAGCACTTTGGCAGAACAAACCGTCCAGTTAAAGAGTGTAGAGGACGAACTGAACCAATTTAAGGATAGGAACAAGATATATGACCTGGGAGCAGAAGGAACCCTGCTCAACAACCGGATAAATGAATTGGATCTGCGGAAAGAGGGCATAGATCGCGAAATTGACTATTACAACATTTTGGAGAATTATCTTCTCAACCGCACGGACTATTCCAGCGTTCCTGCACCCTCAGTGGCAAATATTAGTGAGTCTAGTATAGTTGCCGGTGTTGGTAGGATAGTCTCTCTGGCGGAAGAGCGGAATAAATTGCAGTATTCATATCGGGAAGGAGCACCTATCTTTCTAGACATTGACCGTCAGATAGATGCGGTTAAAGAAATACTTTTTGAGAACATACGCTCCACCAAAAGTCTTAAGCAGCAGGAGTTAATCACAGTGCAAGGTGATATCGCCCGCTATGAAAGTGAGATAAGGCAACTACCTAAGGAACAGCAGGACCTGATCAAGATTCAGCGTCGATATGATCTCACACAAGGCACCTATAATCTGTTTTTATCCAAACGCTCCGAAGCTGATCTGGTAAGAGCGGCCAATGTGAGTGACGTTCAAGTCATCGACCTGGCCAAGGATACCGGAGGAGGCAAGGTTGGGCCAAACAATAAGCTCAATTACATTCTTGCCGGCGTGGTAGGATTAATAGTTCCTTTGGTTGTCGTTTTTTTAATTGTATTCCTGGATAACCGTATCCATACCGTAAAAGACGTGGAACGGCTCTCGGACATACCTATACTGGGATATATTGGAAAGTCGAGGGCTGAAACTAATTTGGTAGTTTTGGACCAGCCTAAATCGGCTATTTCTGAAGCCTTCAGGGGGTTACGCTCCAGTCTGCAATATATATATCGCAGGTTGGGGACAGCAGGAAGCAAGACGGTGTTGATCACCTCTTCAATCAGTGGGGAAGGAAAGACCTTCTGCTCCATGAATCTTGCTTCCGTTTTGGCCCTAAGCAATAAAAAGACTTTACTCTTGGGATTAGATTTACGTAAGCCCAAGATATTTGGCGATTTTAATATTGACAATTCTGTTGGAGTGGTCAACTATTTGATCGGGCAGGCCAGCAAGGAAGAGATCATACAAGAATCAGGTACCCCAAACTTGCGAATAATCACTTCCGGCCCGATCCCTCCTAACCCATCGGAACTATTGATCAGTGAGCGAATGCAGGATCTTATAACTGAACTAAAAGGGGAATACGAATATATTGTGATAGATTCACCACCAATTGGTCTAGTTTCTGATGCAGCTGGGTTACTTGACTATGCCGATGCCACACTGTATATGATCCGCCAGAATTACACCAAGCGGGCCATGCTTAGTATTATCAATGAAAAATACAAGACTGGGGAGGTATCCAATATCAGTTTTGTGATGAACGTCTTCGGAAAACAGGGAGTTTTGGGTTACGGCTACGGCTACGGCTACGGCTACGGCTATGGTTATGGCTACGGTCAGGGTTATCACGAAGATGCTGTCAAACCTTCATTTTTGGGACGACTGCGACGGCGTTTTACAAAGAAGAAATAA
- a CDS encoding SDR family oxidoreductase, with protein sequence MYQNKFHTEDITKLSFLITGGAGFIGSNLVEYLLNHKAGKVRVLDNLATGSEENIREFFNHPSFEYIEGDIRDLETCREAMSGIDFVSHQAALGSVPRSLDDPLTSHEVNVTGFVNMLIAQKESSTVKRMVYAASSSTYGDSLELPKVEDRIGNPLSPYAVTKLANEIYSDVFCRSYGIETVGLRYFNVFGPKQSPDGPYAAVIPLFMQALKDNVPPTIHGDGDQTRDFTFVENAVQANIRAFFAGPEAANQVYNVACGQRISLNELWEQLQQLAGIQLKAHHGPARKGDVRDSLAQIDKAKKYLNYNNLISCDLGLQITWDHFYQD encoded by the coding sequence ATGTATCAAAATAAATTTCATACTGAAGATATAACGAAACTCAGCTTCCTGATAACAGGAGGTGCCGGCTTTATTGGGAGTAATTTGGTGGAATATCTCCTGAATCACAAGGCTGGCAAGGTCAGGGTTTTGGATAATTTGGCTACCGGATCCGAAGAAAACATCAGAGAATTCTTTAATCATCCCTCCTTCGAATACATAGAAGGGGATATACGAGATCTTGAGACTTGTAGAGAGGCCATGAGTGGGATCGACTTTGTATCTCACCAAGCTGCGCTTGGATCTGTCCCGCGTTCCCTGGATGATCCGCTTACTTCCCATGAGGTAAATGTAACGGGCTTTGTCAACATGCTGATCGCCCAAAAGGAGAGCTCAACCGTCAAACGAATGGTCTATGCAGCTTCATCGTCCACCTACGGTGATAGCCTGGAATTACCCAAGGTGGAGGATAGGATCGGAAACCCACTTTCTCCCTATGCAGTCACCAAACTGGCCAATGAGATTTATTCCGATGTCTTCTGCAGAAGTTATGGAATAGAGACTGTCGGATTAAGGTATTTTAATGTTTTCGGACCCAAGCAGAGCCCGGATGGACCCTATGCCGCGGTCATCCCACTCTTTATGCAAGCGCTAAAAGACAATGTTCCTCCTACCATTCATGGTGATGGAGACCAAACACGGGATTTTACCTTTGTTGAAAACGCTGTGCAGGCCAATATACGTGCGTTCTTTGCAGGACCTGAAGCGGCCAACCAGGTCTATAATGTGGCTTGTGGGCAGCGGATCAGCTTAAACGAACTCTGGGAACAGTTGCAACAATTGGCAGGAATTCAGTTAAAGGCCCATCACGGACCGGCCCGAAAAGGGGATGTGAGGGATTCCTTGGCTCAGATCGACAAGGCGAAAAAATATTTGAATTACAACAATTTGATCAGTTGTGACCTCGGTCTGCAGATCACATGGGATCATTTTTACCAAGACTAG
- a CDS encoding sulfotransferase domain-containing protein, with the protein MSLGSLFDKIFEKNISGRIRNRFVQEGYKPITYSEPKDIFIAGYPKSGNTWVQNLLTGMLLGSASSTIPPKLVSELIPDVHAKNYYKRIFNTMHFKTHDLPMYHHKRVIHLIRDPRDVYVSYYHFLNMSGVEEVSFEAMLNGGKGLYKSTWMEHTKSWNNNPHDAQILTVRYEDLLVDPLRQMQNMAKFCDLELTDDLLTDIYRQNTIDSLRKKVSDQGWDYGKQYGKNSINFFRKGGSGNYKEELTKEQIQLINDRTEAMLKHYGYQF; encoded by the coding sequence ATGAGTCTAGGTTCATTATTTGATAAGATCTTTGAAAAGAACATATCCGGACGCATACGCAATCGGTTTGTGCAAGAAGGCTACAAACCAATCACATACAGTGAACCCAAGGATATTTTCATTGCCGGATATCCAAAATCGGGTAATACCTGGGTCCAGAATTTGCTAACAGGGATGTTGTTAGGGTCGGCATCGTCTACAATACCGCCAAAGTTGGTTAGCGAATTGATCCCCGACGTACATGCAAAAAATTACTATAAGCGCATTTTTAATACCATGCACTTTAAGACACATGATCTTCCCATGTATCATCATAAACGCGTTATTCACCTGATCCGGGATCCACGGGATGTTTATGTCTCTTACTACCACTTTTTAAATATGAGTGGGGTTGAAGAGGTGTCTTTTGAGGCCATGTTAAATGGTGGTAAGGGGTTGTACAAAAGTACCTGGATGGAACATACCAAGTCCTGGAATAACAATCCGCATGATGCACAGATATTGACAGTCCGTTACGAGGACTTACTTGTAGACCCCTTAAGGCAAATGCAAAATATGGCCAAATTCTGTGACTTGGAATTAACCGATGACCTGTTGACTGATATTTACCGTCAGAATACCATAGACAGCTTGCGGAAAAAGGTAAGCGACCAAGGCTGGGATTACGGCAAACAATACGGGAAGAATTCCATCAATTTTTTTCGTAAGGGTGGTAGCGGCAACTATAAAGAGGAACTCACAAAAGAGCAGATCCAACTGATCAATGATCGGACCGAAGCTATGCTCAAACACTACGGCTACCAGTTCTAA
- a CDS encoding polysaccharide biosynthesis/export family protein, translating into MKFYPLLLVICFGLMATSCITTKQLTYLQPSEEQQVDSLISLQKSQPPYRLQINDLLSIRVKALDQETVGFFNPIGEGNPNATTEERLYRDGFVVDRHGNIRIPSLGEVPVLGMTVEEVRKDIEERLLKDYFKEEAQIFVTVKLAGIRYTIAGEINGPGSNIIYRDQVSIMEAIANSGDIPVTGDKSDVIIIRQYPIGQKVHHINLNDLNAMNSPYYYIQPNDLILINPLPQKAIGSGTTGLQTFRDIVLVLTAATTTILLFISL; encoded by the coding sequence ATGAAGTTCTACCCCCTCTTACTCGTCATTTGCTTTGGATTAATGGCAACATCCTGCATTACCACCAAGCAACTGACCTATTTACAGCCTAGCGAAGAACAGCAAGTTGATAGTTTGATCAGCCTGCAGAAATCTCAGCCGCCTTACCGTTTGCAGATTAACGACCTGCTTAGTATACGTGTGAAAGCCCTGGACCAGGAAACAGTTGGTTTTTTTAACCCCATTGGAGAGGGTAACCCTAATGCAACTACAGAAGAGCGACTCTACAGAGATGGATTTGTTGTGGATAGACACGGAAATATCCGGATTCCCAGTTTAGGAGAGGTACCTGTTTTGGGTATGACGGTAGAGGAGGTCCGGAAGGATATTGAAGAACGCTTGTTAAAGGACTACTTCAAGGAAGAGGCCCAGATCTTTGTGACCGTCAAACTGGCTGGTATCCGATATACTATTGCCGGGGAGATAAACGGACCGGGTTCCAACATTATTTATCGGGATCAGGTATCAATCATGGAGGCCATAGCGAATAGTGGGGATATTCCCGTAACCGGAGATAAATCCGATGTGATCATCATCCGTCAATATCCCATAGGGCAAAAGGTTCACCACATCAATCTCAACGATCTGAATGCGATGAATTCGCCTTACTACTATATTCAACCAAATGACCTTATCCTGATCAATCCTTTACCGCAGAAAGCCATAGGCTCCGGTACAACAGGGCTACAAACTTTCCGGGATATTGTGTTAGTGTTAACGGCGGCCACCACCACCATCTTACTGTTTATCAGCTTATGA
- a CDS encoding nucleotide sugar dehydrogenase, whose amino-acid sequence MKENPQIVIIGLGYVGLPLAVAFAEKYRVIGFDINTARITELRQGKDHTLEVEEELLAAALMQDGESGLRFTSEPEELKGSDVFIITVPTPTDSQNKPVLTPLEKASETVGNILEPGQIVIYESTVYPGLTEEVCVPILEKESGLIFNKDFFAGYSPERINPGDKNHTIKKILKVTSGSTPEVARYIDGLYASVITAGTHLAPSIKVAEAAKVIENSQRDINIAFVNELAKIFNLLDIDTRAVLEAAGTKWNFLKFTPGLVGGHCIGVDPYYLAQKAESAGYNPEIILAGRRMNDSMGAHVASQVVKLMIQKEIPVKGAKALVLGVTFKENCPDIRNTRVVDVIAELKSYGLDVELYDPWAASEEVHEEYGLNLEEELKDDASYDVIVLCVAHNEFKSLNLELMSSSNSVIYDVKGILADDIVDGRL is encoded by the coding sequence ATGAAAGAAAACCCCCAAATTGTGATTATCGGACTGGGCTATGTAGGCCTACCCTTGGCTGTGGCTTTTGCCGAAAAATACCGGGTGATAGGATTCGATATCAACACGGCTCGGATTACCGAACTCAGACAGGGAAAAGACCACACCCTGGAGGTGGAAGAGGAGCTGTTGGCAGCTGCTCTCATGCAGGATGGTGAATCGGGATTGAGATTTACTTCTGAGCCTGAGGAATTGAAGGGATCCGATGTGTTTATCATTACTGTACCTACACCCACCGATTCCCAGAACAAACCTGTATTAACTCCATTGGAAAAAGCCAGTGAAACGGTCGGTAACATTTTAGAGCCCGGGCAGATCGTCATTTATGAGTCTACGGTATATCCCGGATTGACCGAAGAGGTCTGTGTGCCCATATTGGAGAAGGAATCGGGCCTAATCTTTAACAAGGACTTCTTTGCAGGTTATTCGCCGGAACGGATCAACCCGGGAGATAAGAATCATACCATTAAAAAAATACTCAAAGTTACCTCTGGTTCTACCCCGGAAGTGGCCAGGTACATTGATGGCCTCTATGCTTCTGTGATCACAGCCGGGACTCATCTGGCGCCATCCATCAAGGTAGCCGAGGCTGCCAAGGTCATCGAAAACTCCCAGCGCGATATCAATATTGCCTTTGTCAATGAACTGGCCAAGATCTTCAACCTTCTGGACATAGACACCCGCGCTGTTCTCGAAGCTGCCGGAACCAAGTGGAACTTTCTAAAATTTACACCCGGATTGGTTGGAGGACACTGTATTGGAGTTGATCCTTACTATCTGGCCCAGAAAGCTGAGTCTGCGGGCTATAACCCTGAGATCATACTGGCCGGGCGTCGAATGAACGATAGTATGGGTGCCCATGTGGCTTCTCAAGTAGTCAAGCTCATGATCCAAAAGGAGATCCCGGTAAAAGGAGCAAAGGCTTTGGTACTTGGAGTTACCTTTAAAGAAAATTGCCCGGACATTCGAAATACGCGAGTCGTCGATGTTATTGCTGAACTCAAGTCTTATGGTTTAGATGTGGAACTTTATGATCCCTGGGCCGCTTCGGAGGAAGTTCATGAAGAATACGGACTAAATTTGGAAGAGGAGCTGAAAGATGACGCAAGTTATGATGTGATTGTACTTTGTGTGGCACACAATGAGTTCAAATCGCTAAATTTAGAATTGATGTCCAGCAGTAATTCTGTGATCTATGATGTAAAAGGTATACTCGCGGATGATATAGTCGATGGCCGTTTGTAA
- a CDS encoding sugar transferase, with product MSSAQHLLKRVVDLLIGLPLALVSLPIVLLLILLASLSTAQFGLFCQHRIGRHGKGFKLCKIRSLKGSDHLDVREMKRATAPFGKWLRNSKLDELPQLWQVVIGQMSLVGPRPDIPGYADQLQGEDRLILELRPGITGPASIKYKQEDTLLLSQEDPNAYNNEVIWPDKVRINKSYYQNWSLWTDFRYLWQSLI from the coding sequence ATGAGTTCGGCCCAACATCTTTTAAAGCGCGTGGTGGATCTTTTGATCGGCCTTCCTCTTGCTTTAGTCTCATTGCCCATTGTGCTTCTTCTGATTTTGCTCGCCAGTTTGAGTACGGCTCAATTTGGTCTTTTTTGTCAGCACCGCATAGGTAGGCATGGCAAAGGGTTCAAACTTTGTAAGATTAGATCCTTGAAAGGTTCAGATCATCTGGATGTAAGGGAAATGAAGCGGGCTACTGCGCCATTTGGGAAGTGGCTCAGAAATTCCAAACTGGACGAGTTGCCCCAACTTTGGCAGGTGGTCATCGGGCAGATGAGTTTGGTGGGACCCCGACCGGATATACCTGGTTATGCGGATCAGCTGCAAGGCGAAGATCGTCTCATCTTGGAGTTACGCCCCGGGATTACCGGGCCGGCCAGCATTAAGTACAAACAGGAAGATACCTTGTTGTTAAGCCAGGAAGATCCCAATGCTTATAACAATGAAGTGATCTGGCCGGATAAGGTCAGGATCAATAAATCCTACTATCAGAATTGGTCGCTTTGGACAGATTTCAGGTATCTTTGGCAATCGCTCATCTAA